The Devosia sp. MC521 genome has a segment encoding these proteins:
- the leuB gene encoding 3-isopropylmalate dehydrogenase: MAAHSLFLLPGDGIGTEIMAEVEKIIAWSNEAGLTDFAIERGLAGGCAYDAHGEAISEEDMEKALKADAVIFGAVGGPKWDNVPYDKRPEAALLRLRKDLGLFANLRPAICYPALADASALKRELVEGLDILIVRELTGGVYFGEPKEIIDLGNGQKRGVDTQVYETYEIDRIARVAFDLARTRGNKIHSADKKNVMKSGVLWDEVVRTVAKDFGDVAFNHILADNCAMQLVRNPKQFDVIVTDNLFGDILSDVAAMLTGSLGMLPSAALGAPDASTGKRKAMYEPVHGSAPDIAGKGIANPIAMIASYAMALRYSFGMIEMADKVEGAIAAVLAEGLRSADIAQEGCKVVGTQEMGEAILAKLKAA; encoded by the coding sequence ATGGCTGCCCATTCCCTTTTCCTTCTGCCTGGTGACGGCATCGGCACAGAGATCATGGCTGAGGTCGAAAAGATCATCGCTTGGTCCAACGAAGCGGGTCTGACGGACTTCGCGATTGAACGCGGTTTGGCTGGCGGTTGCGCTTATGACGCGCATGGCGAAGCGATCTCCGAAGAAGACATGGAAAAGGCATTGAAGGCCGACGCCGTCATCTTTGGTGCGGTTGGCGGTCCGAAGTGGGACAATGTCCCTTACGACAAGCGCCCAGAAGCTGCTCTCCTGCGTCTGCGCAAGGATTTGGGCCTGTTTGCCAACTTGCGTCCAGCGATCTGCTACCCAGCACTGGCTGACGCCTCTGCGCTCAAGCGCGAATTGGTTGAAGGCCTCGACATCCTCATCGTTCGCGAGCTGACCGGTGGCGTTTACTTCGGCGAGCCGAAGGAAATCATCGATCTGGGCAATGGCCAAAAGCGCGGCGTGGATACTCAGGTTTACGAAACCTACGAAATCGATCGCATTGCACGCGTCGCCTTCGATCTTGCCCGCACCCGCGGCAACAAGATCCACTCGGCTGACAAGAAGAACGTCATGAAGTCTGGCGTGTTGTGGGACGAAGTCGTTCGCACCGTTGCCAAGGATTTTGGCGACGTAGCGTTCAATCATATTCTGGCTGACAACTGCGCTATGCAGCTCGTCCGCAATCCCAAGCAGTTCGACGTTATCGTCACCGACAACCTTTTTGGCGATATTCTCTCCGACGTCGCTGCCATGCTCACCGGTTCGCTCGGCATGCTCCCATCGGCAGCACTTGGCGCTCCAGATGCGTCCACCGGGAAGCGTAAGGCGATGTACGAGCCAGTCCATGGCTCGGCTCCAGACATCGCTGGCAAGGGCATCGCCAACCCGATCGCGATGATTGCGTCATACGCCATGGCGCTGCGCTACTCCTTCGGCATGATCGAGATGGCGGACAAGGTCGAAGGCGCTATCGCTGCCGTACTCGCTGAAGGCCTGCGTTCAGCCGACATCGCTCAAGAAGGCTGCAAGGTTGTCGGCACCCAGGAAATGGGCGAAGCAATCCTCGCCAAGCTCAAGGCCGCATAA
- a CDS encoding S41 family peptidase, whose translation MFKKFLGLSALALMAAIIPAYAQPNGETPRWMRYASISPDGETISFTYRGQIFVVPADGGLAVPLTTAGNFSYGAIWAPDSERLAFATDINGNTEIYLTDFSGTLERRTWSSFGEQPSSFSPDGEQILYSRIALGDAERSVQTALSSKPQLFAQSVETGRETLVLPNYASDARWNTAMDKLAYSFDPAGDRAERQHRVTANARQIYMYSPATGNHERLFNVDGVDRYNPVWSPDNSAIYYLAEGTGTLNVWRYSFADKTEEQVTQFHGTQVIDLSIADNGMLAFIHDGRIYTISAGETEPQPLEVLTLEQLASLDVNVPLLGSDEFVSSPDGNHFAIARYGNIFLVDTTGKVQQLTETPEEERNVSFSPDGQALTYASERDHQWGLYRIALTSAGAGEGESFVEEKLYVPEEGNAFQPLYSPDGSKIAFIADRREVQVLNLATKAVTKLFAPSDYNSSYREDDIWFSWAPTSDQILTRWRTIGSGGDNSKAAVVPADGSAPPQHVTQALNVSFNGQWSTDGSQIFVQSAVDTAWSAQLHIETLDLYRIFVSAQARADFIDLADGTVDFAERGPKRYVPEAERASRLETHIGGHLDYYYLEANGTGLIGVDRIDDTHFLIQRIDLADGSAETIQIVEAPGTVGFSHVAATDVIDFKADDEIVRVSVYSPNGTEHIAINHVASFNLDAHRRAAFEQAWSHLKYNFYSADLEGRDWDAIGAKYRSYLGSINSTRELSDLVRAMYGELSASHLFSNSVIFEGNVAGIGSQSDVLGVYFDYGFEGPGLRVAALLPGGPLDRASLGVNAGDVITSINGKQIPDLGGTGRLLDRNSGREVSLGIAKANGEDQRTVSVHPISAFDEYELARERWRDSRREMVSRLSNSCVVYQYVPDMDEPSYRRLVGRLTGMRDVAKAALIDVRSNGGGNLTRELMTLLSGEAYSVTGRDDGPKVQDPNNRWIGPSAILVDSYGYSDGTMFPQAYHDTKLGLIVGDAVLNTGTYVSSYKSKIVRGFEYAMPTLPIRNLDGHLYENSIIQPDIHVPFDPNSVGFNTDPQLEAAVAALMEQIGADSDCRLP comes from the coding sequence GTGTTTAAGAAATTTTTAGGGCTGTCAGCGCTCGCGCTGATGGCGGCCATAATTCCTGCCTATGCTCAACCCAACGGCGAGACACCTCGGTGGATGCGCTATGCCAGTATATCGCCAGACGGGGAAACCATCAGTTTCACCTATCGTGGGCAGATTTTTGTCGTACCTGCTGATGGCGGGCTCGCCGTTCCGCTCACCACCGCCGGCAATTTTAGCTATGGAGCGATCTGGGCGCCGGACTCAGAAAGACTTGCCTTTGCCACCGACATCAATGGCAATACCGAGATTTATCTCACCGATTTCAGCGGCACGCTCGAACGACGCACTTGGTCCTCATTTGGCGAGCAACCATCGAGCTTCTCGCCCGACGGAGAACAGATTCTTTATAGTAGAATAGCTCTCGGAGACGCTGAACGCAGCGTACAGACGGCACTTTCTAGCAAGCCACAGCTGTTTGCTCAAAGTGTCGAAACCGGCCGCGAAACCCTCGTTCTGCCTAACTACGCCAGCGACGCGCGCTGGAATACAGCGATGGACAAACTCGCGTATAGTTTCGACCCAGCAGGGGATCGTGCCGAGCGCCAACATCGCGTCACAGCCAATGCGCGACAAATCTATATGTACTCCCCTGCCACCGGGAACCACGAGCGGCTTTTCAATGTTGATGGCGTCGATCGCTACAACCCGGTTTGGAGCCCCGACAACAGCGCGATCTATTACCTCGCGGAAGGGACCGGCACGCTCAATGTCTGGCGCTATTCATTTGCCGATAAGACCGAAGAGCAGGTCACGCAGTTTCACGGCACACAGGTAATCGACCTGTCGATCGCCGATAACGGCATGCTGGCTTTTATCCACGACGGACGCATCTATACGATTAGCGCGGGAGAGACCGAGCCCCAACCACTTGAGGTGCTGACGCTTGAGCAGCTCGCCAGCTTGGATGTGAATGTGCCGCTCCTCGGGAGCGACGAATTTGTCTCATCTCCGGACGGCAATCATTTCGCCATCGCCCGCTATGGCAATATATTTTTGGTCGATACGACAGGTAAGGTACAGCAACTAACCGAAACCCCTGAGGAAGAGCGCAACGTAAGCTTTTCACCTGACGGTCAGGCGCTCACTTATGCCAGCGAGCGCGATCATCAGTGGGGCCTGTATCGCATTGCATTAACCTCCGCTGGTGCAGGCGAAGGTGAGAGCTTTGTTGAAGAAAAGCTCTATGTCCCCGAGGAAGGGAACGCATTCCAACCGCTCTACTCCCCAGACGGCTCAAAGATCGCCTTTATCGCGGATCGACGAGAAGTGCAGGTTCTCAATCTAGCAACTAAGGCTGTGACAAAGCTCTTCGCGCCCAGTGACTATAACTCGTCCTATCGAGAGGATGACATCTGGTTCTCTTGGGCTCCTACATCAGACCAAATCCTAACGCGTTGGCGCACTATTGGATCTGGTGGCGACAATTCTAAGGCCGCGGTTGTCCCCGCTGATGGTAGCGCACCGCCACAGCACGTAACACAAGCCCTCAACGTGAGCTTCAATGGGCAGTGGAGCACCGATGGCAGCCAGATTTTTGTTCAATCGGCAGTTGATACTGCGTGGTCCGCGCAGCTTCACATTGAAACGCTCGACCTGTATCGCATTTTCGTTTCGGCGCAGGCGCGCGCAGACTTTATCGACCTCGCCGATGGCACGGTCGATTTTGCTGAGCGCGGCCCGAAACGCTACGTACCAGAAGCGGAGCGCGCTTCCCGCCTCGAAACACACATCGGAGGCCACCTCGACTACTATTATCTGGAAGCCAATGGTACCGGCTTGATCGGGGTCGATCGCATCGACGACACGCACTTTTTGATTCAACGCATAGATTTGGCCGACGGTAGCGCCGAGACGATTCAAATCGTTGAGGCCCCCGGCACTGTTGGCTTTTCTCACGTGGCAGCAACAGATGTGATCGACTTCAAAGCTGACGATGAGATTGTACGGGTGTCAGTCTACAGCCCCAACGGCACTGAACACATCGCGATCAATCACGTCGCCAGCTTCAATCTCGACGCTCATAGAAGGGCCGCCTTTGAGCAGGCATGGTCGCACCTGAAGTATAATTTTTACTCAGCAGACCTAGAAGGCCGCGATTGGGATGCCATTGGCGCGAAGTATCGCTCGTATTTGGGCTCCATCAATTCGACGCGTGAACTTTCGGATCTCGTGCGCGCAATGTATGGCGAGTTGTCTGCATCACACCTCTTTTCCAACTCCGTGATATTCGAAGGCAATGTAGCGGGGATTGGGAGTCAGAGCGACGTCCTTGGGGTCTATTTTGACTATGGTTTTGAAGGCCCCGGTCTACGCGTGGCTGCGCTGCTCCCCGGTGGTCCACTCGACCGCGCCAGCCTGGGCGTAAACGCGGGCGACGTAATCACGAGCATTAATGGCAAGCAAATTCCAGACTTGGGCGGAACCGGTCGTCTTCTTGATCGCAACTCAGGCAGAGAGGTGTCGCTCGGTATCGCGAAAGCCAATGGTGAAGACCAACGCACTGTGAGCGTCCACCCGATCAGCGCCTTCGATGAGTACGAACTCGCCCGCGAACGATGGCGCGATAGCCGCCGTGAGATGGTGAGCCGACTCTCCAACAGCTGTGTGGTTTATCAGTACGTTCCAGATATGGACGAACCCTCTTACCGCCGCCTCGTTGGCCGTTTGACTGGGATGCGCGATGTCGCCAAGGCAGCGCTTATCGACGTGCGTTCGAACGGCGGGGGCAACCTCACCCGCGAATTGATGACACTGCTCAGCGGCGAAGCGTATAGCGTGACTGGTCGCGATGATGGCCCGAAGGTACAGGATCCCAACAATCGCTGGATTGGCCCGAGCGCAATTCTGGTGGATAGCTACGGCTATTCGGATGGCACTATGTTCCCTCAGGCCTATCACGACACCAAATTGGGGCTCATCGTCGGCGATGCGGTGTTGAACACCGGCACCTATGTCTCGTCCTATAAAAGCAAGATCGTCAGGGGCTTTGAATATGCGATGCCAACTTTGCCTATCCGCAATCTCGACGGGCATTTGTATGAAAACAGCATCATTCAGCCAGACATTCACGTGCCGTTTGACCCCAACTCTGTTGGCTTCAATACCGACCCGCAGCTCGAGGCCGCCGTGGCCGCTCTGATGGAGCAGATCGGCGCTGACAGCGACTGCCGTCTGCCGTAA
- a CDS encoding RidA family protein yields the protein MVQRVSTGSPFEATFGYSRAVRHEDTVYVSGTTGYDYATMTMPESAGEQAKNALATVDKALKEVGSSIEDTVRVVYYVADRSLVDEVVAAVGPVFKNIRPAASMLIVQMIEEGMKIEIEVTARIGAATSHS from the coding sequence ATGGTGCAGCGCGTCTCCACTGGCTCGCCCTTTGAAGCCACCTTTGGCTATTCGCGCGCCGTGCGCCACGAAGACACAGTCTATGTGTCCGGTACGACGGGCTATGACTACGCCACCATGACCATGCCGGAGAGCGCTGGCGAGCAGGCCAAGAACGCCCTGGCCACCGTCGACAAAGCGCTCAAAGAAGTGGGCTCCTCGATCGAGGATACGGTCCGCGTTGTCTATTACGTCGCTGACCGATCGTTGGTTGATGAAGTCGTCGCAGCGGTGGGTCCGGTGTTCAAGAATATCCGTCCGGCCGCTTCCATGCTGATTGTGCAGATGATCGAAGAGGGCATGAAGATCGAGATCGAAGTAACGGCCCGCATCGGCGCGGCGACCAGCCACAGCTGA
- a CDS encoding GNAT family N-acetyltransferase, translated as MVQIVLEEGQSGASHQTILSGLIQYNDSKTEGRFAPPFFSFVLAVKDDGGDTVGGLTGRISYGWMMIELLHLPATLRGQGVGEALMNRAEVLARERLCVGIRLDTMSFQAPGFYAKLGYTEYGRLEDYPPGHTRYFLHKRLD; from the coding sequence ATGGTCCAGATCGTTCTAGAAGAAGGTCAGAGTGGGGCATCTCATCAGACCATTTTGAGCGGTCTTATCCAGTACAATGACTCCAAAACGGAGGGGCGGTTTGCTCCTCCGTTTTTTTCATTTGTGCTGGCGGTAAAAGACGACGGCGGCGACACTGTTGGCGGCCTGACTGGCCGCATCAGCTACGGCTGGATGATGATTGAACTATTGCACCTGCCAGCGACTTTGCGCGGGCAGGGTGTTGGCGAAGCCTTGATGAATAGGGCAGAGGTCTTGGCGCGCGAAAGACTCTGTGTCGGCATTCGGTTAGACACGATGAGTTTTCAAGCTCCTGGGTTTTACGCAAAGCTTGGCTACACTGAATACGGCCGCCTAGAAGACTATCCGCCCGGTCACACTCGTTACTTCCTTCACAAGAGATTGGACTAA
- the leuD gene encoding 3-isopropylmalate dehydratase small subunit, with protein MDKFITLTGVAAPLPIINIDTDMIIPKQYLKTIKRTGLGTALFSEMRYNEDGSENAEFVLNQPAYRKAQIIIAGDNFGCGSSREHAPWALLDFGVRCVISTSFADIFYNNCFKNGILPLVVSPEQLKLLLDDAERGSNATLTIDLEAQTIQGPDGGTLHFDIDPSRKQILLEGLDDIAGTLKSDASITSFEGKMAAQRPWL; from the coding sequence ATGGATAAGTTCATCACTCTGACCGGTGTCGCGGCTCCATTGCCGATTATCAATATCGACACCGATATGATCATCCCAAAGCAGTACCTCAAGACGATCAAGCGCACCGGTCTCGGCACTGCGCTGTTCTCCGAAATGCGGTACAATGAAGATGGCTCGGAAAATGCTGAGTTCGTCCTCAATCAGCCTGCTTATCGCAAAGCGCAGATCATCATCGCGGGCGACAATTTTGGTTGTGGTTCCTCGCGTGAGCACGCGCCTTGGGCACTGCTTGACTTCGGCGTTCGCTGCGTGATTTCCACCAGCTTTGCGGACATTTTCTACAATAACTGCTTCAAGAACGGCATTCTGCCACTCGTCGTTTCGCCAGAACAGCTCAAACTGCTGCTCGACGATGCCGAGCGCGGCTCAAACGCTACTCTGACCATCGACCTCGAAGCGCAGACCATTCAGGGTCCAGATGGTGGCACACTCCACTTCGACATCGACCCATCGCGCAAGCAGATCCTGCTTGAAGGTCTCGATGACATTGCCGGCACCTTGAAGTCCGATGCATCCATAACCTCCTTTGAGGGAAAAATGGCTGCACAACGTCCCTGGCTCTAA
- the argC gene encoding N-acetyl-gamma-glutamyl-phosphate reductase yields MAAKIFIDGEAGTTGLQIRDRLAGRQDLEVLSIAPEKRKDQDERKRLLNAADVAILCLPDEAAKESVRLIDNDTTRVIDASTAFRIAEGWTYGFAEMDIGQTEAIAKARFVANPGCWPQGLIAAARPLVEARLLPGDYPLSYHGISGYSGGGRQMIEEYEAEGAKPSQFMPYGLTFKHKHLPEMAEYAHLNRAPLFEPTVGNFAQGMLTTMPLHLDMVADMPTGKDLHDCLSAHYAAIPNSFVEAMPYDPSAGKLASLDPQANNGTNKLSLYVFANDELNQAVIAAVYDNLGKGASGAAVQNLNIMLGVDPKTSL; encoded by the coding sequence ATGGCCGCGAAGATCTTTATTGATGGCGAAGCTGGTACCACTGGTCTGCAGATCCGTGATCGTCTGGCTGGCCGACAGGATCTTGAAGTTCTCTCAATCGCGCCGGAAAAGCGCAAGGATCAGGATGAGCGTAAGCGCCTGCTCAATGCAGCTGATGTGGCGATCCTCTGCCTGCCCGACGAAGCCGCCAAAGAAAGCGTACGTCTCATCGACAATGACACCACTCGTGTCATTGATGCCTCGACCGCATTCCGTATCGCTGAAGGCTGGACCTATGGCTTTGCTGAAATGGACATCGGTCAGACCGAAGCCATTGCTAAGGCCCGTTTCGTTGCCAATCCAGGGTGCTGGCCACAGGGGCTAATCGCGGCCGCTCGTCCGCTGGTGGAAGCGCGTCTTCTGCCCGGCGACTATCCGCTGAGCTACCATGGCATTTCCGGCTATTCGGGCGGTGGTCGCCAGATGATCGAAGAGTATGAGGCAGAAGGCGCAAAGCCGAGCCAGTTCATGCCTTATGGGCTGACCTTTAAGCACAAGCATCTGCCAGAAATGGCGGAATATGCACATCTGAACCGTGCGCCATTGTTTGAGCCCACCGTTGGCAATTTTGCTCAGGGCATGCTGACGACGATGCCGCTGCACCTCGACATGGTTGCGGATATGCCAACGGGCAAGGATCTGCATGATTGCCTTTCGGCACATTACGCAGCGATCCCGAACAGCTTCGTTGAAGCCATGCCTTATGATCCAAGCGCCGGCAAACTCGCTTCGCTTGATCCTCAGGCCAATAACGGCACCAATAAGCTCTCGCTCTATGTGTTTGCCAATGATGAGCTCAATCAGGCTGTCATTGCTGCGGTTTACGACAATCTGGGCAAGGGCGCTTCTGGCGCTGCAGTTCAGAACCTCAACATCATGTTGGGCGTCGATCCAAAGACCAGCCTCTAA
- the deoD gene encoding purine-nucleoside phosphorylase has product MSTPHNHAKPGDYAEAVLLPGDPLRAKWIAETFFENPKLVNSVRNCLGYTGTWKGKPISVQASGMGQPSLAIYVHELINVFGVKKIIRVGTCGGLSADVKVRDIILAQGASTDSGIVKGRFGAFNFAPIADFGLLRTAANLAEERGLAYHAGNMLSSDVFYHADGFAGYDKLPEHGVIGVEMEAAVLYTLAARFKVKALAICTMTDSLITHEEMSADERQSSLKEMVELSLDTAVA; this is encoded by the coding sequence ATGAGCACTCCACACAATCACGCCAAGCCCGGTGACTATGCAGAAGCGGTGCTGCTGCCGGGCGACCCTTTGCGCGCAAAATGGATCGCTGAGACGTTCTTCGAGAACCCCAAACTCGTCAATTCTGTCCGTAATTGCCTCGGCTATACCGGCACCTGGAAAGGCAAGCCTATTTCAGTGCAGGCCAGTGGCATGGGCCAACCGTCCCTCGCTATCTATGTGCATGAGTTGATCAACGTCTTTGGCGTCAAAAAAATCATCCGCGTGGGCACATGCGGCGGGCTTAGCGCTGATGTGAAGGTACGGGACATTATACTGGCGCAGGGTGCGTCCACCGATTCAGGCATTGTGAAGGGCCGGTTCGGTGCCTTCAACTTCGCCCCCATCGCTGACTTCGGCCTTCTGCGCACAGCCGCCAATCTCGCTGAAGAGCGCGGTTTGGCCTATCACGCAGGCAATATGCTGTCTTCAGATGTCTTCTACCACGCTGATGGCTTCGCAGGGTATGACAAGTTGCCGGAGCATGGCGTGATCGGCGTGGAGATGGAAGCGGCTGTGCTTTATACGCTCGCAGCGCGTTTCAAGGTGAAGGCCCTCGCCATTTGCACCATGACTGATAGCCTGATTACGCACGAGGAAATGAGCGCCGACGAGCGCCAAAGCTCGCTCAAAGAGATGGTTGAGCTTTCCCTCGATACCGCCGTCGCTTAA
- the rplS gene encoding 50S ribosomal protein L19, with translation MTNIIQQLEQEQVTKLAAQRELPDFTHGDTVKVWVKIREGDKERLQAYEGVVIARSGGGIMESFTVRKISYGEGVERVFPIYSPNIASVEVIKRGKVRRAKLYYLRDRRGKSARIFESTNARTRKIEAGEREAALAAKEAREAERVAAAQALAAEVAAKEAEAAAAAAAAEEAKSE, from the coding sequence ATGACCAATATCATCCAGCAGCTTGAACAAGAACAAGTTACTAAGCTCGCCGCTCAGCGCGAACTTCCAGACTTCACCCACGGCGATACCGTCAAGGTGTGGGTAAAGATCCGCGAAGGCGACAAGGAACGTCTCCAGGCCTATGAAGGCGTCGTGATTGCACGCTCGGGTGGCGGCATCATGGAATCCTTCACCGTCCGTAAGATTTCTTACGGTGAAGGCGTGGAACGCGTGTTCCCAATCTATTCCCCAAACATTGCTTCGGTTGAAGTGATCAAGCGCGGTAAGGTTCGTCGCGCCAAGCTGTACTACCTGCGCGATCGTCGCGGTAAGTCTGCTCGTATTTTCGAATCGACCAACGCTCGTACCCGCAAGATCGAAGCTGGCGAACGCGAAGCAGCACTGGCTGCTAAGGAAGCTCGTGAAGCTGAACGCGTAGCAGCAGCTCAGGCCCTCGCAGCTGAAGTCGCTGCAAAGGAAGCTGAAGCAGCAGCGGCAGCAGCAGCAGCCGAAGAAGCAAAGAGCGAATAA
- a CDS encoding exodeoxyribonuclease III yields the protein MTTSIVTWNINSVRLRIEMVLNFLREYQPDVLMLQEIKCTNDQFPRNAFIEAGYPHMAVHGQKGYHGVATVSKFPLTDISSRSFCEIPDSRHIAALMDFGYGPTTLHNFYIPAGGDEPDVTINPKFKHKLDFLDELKTWFAEPAFQHRQLIAGDFNIAPHENDVWNHKQLLKIISHTPMETERLDALLKGGFGWVDLVRKHVPYDQKIYSWWSYRGKDWNASDRGRRLDHIWSTSDIAQNCSGIEIVRAARGWTAQPSDHVPVIARFG from the coding sequence ATGACCACTTCCATTGTGACCTGGAACATCAATTCGGTTCGTCTTCGGATCGAGATGGTCCTTAATTTCTTGCGCGAGTATCAGCCGGACGTACTGATGCTGCAGGAAATTAAGTGCACGAATGACCAGTTTCCGCGCAATGCTTTCATCGAAGCTGGCTACCCGCACATGGCCGTGCATGGCCAGAAGGGTTACCACGGGGTAGCAACTGTCTCGAAGTTTCCGCTAACGGACATTTCAAGCCGCTCATTCTGCGAAATCCCCGATTCGCGTCACATCGCAGCGCTGATGGACTTTGGCTATGGCCCAACCACACTGCACAATTTCTATATTCCTGCGGGCGGCGATGAGCCGGACGTAACCATCAATCCCAAGTTCAAGCACAAGCTCGATTTCCTGGATGAGCTGAAGACGTGGTTCGCCGAGCCTGCCTTCCAGCATCGTCAGCTGATCGCCGGTGACTTCAACATCGCGCCACACGAGAACGACGTGTGGAACCATAAGCAACTGCTTAAAATCATCAGCCACACGCCGATGGAAACCGAGCGCCTCGATGCCCTGCTCAAGGGAGGATTTGGCTGGGTCGACCTAGTGCGCAAGCACGTGCCCTACGATCAGAAGATCTATTCGTGGTGGAGCTATCGCGGCAAGGATTGGAATGCGTCCGACCGCGGCCGTCGCCTTGACCACATTTGGTCAACTTCGGACATCGCCCAGAATTGTTCTGGGATAGAGATCGTTCGCGCGGCCCGAGGCTGGACAGCGCAACCTTCGGACCACGTGCCCGTCATCGCCCGTTTCGGCTAA
- a CDS encoding cyclic nucleotide-binding domain-containing protein: MIVDDAAELLSQADFFDICDEQELTMLGFAGDRQHFSAGDVIYRGGTEPQGASVLVRGTVLVEHQGAEASKAYRLTEPGSVISPTSLIIAKPRPVTFTAETECELIFVPRSAFLKLAKQSPSLAQRAAERIQRDLGQYMHALEPLRKKMVRSAD; this comes from the coding sequence ATGATAGTGGACGACGCGGCCGAGCTCTTGAGCCAGGCCGATTTCTTCGACATTTGCGATGAACAAGAGCTCACCATGTTGGGATTTGCTGGTGATCGCCAACATTTCTCGGCCGGTGACGTCATCTATCGCGGCGGTACGGAGCCGCAAGGTGCTTCCGTTTTGGTGCGCGGTACTGTGCTCGTTGAACATCAAGGCGCAGAGGCGAGCAAAGCCTATCGTCTCACCGAGCCTGGCAGTGTCATATCTCCAACCTCGCTGATCATCGCTAAACCGCGACCCGTGACCTTTACGGCTGAGACGGAATGCGAGCTGATCTTTGTCCCGCGGTCTGCTTTTCTAAAGCTCGCAAAACAAAGCCCCAGCCTCGCTCAACGCGCCGCAGAGCGCATCCAACGAGATCTGGGGCAATATATGCACGCGCTCGAACCACTGCGAAAGAAGATGGTTCGCTCCGCGGATTAG
- a CDS encoding response regulator transcription factor yields MNKRRILVVDDDTDLRQTLVEQLAAEPDFEIVEAGTASDAFVAVRGNNVDLTIMDVGLPDMDGRDAVRTLRQEGYSSPVLLLTGHDSDADEIQGLESGANDYVTKPFRYPVLLARIQAALRQHDSSEDAVFTIGPYNFHPAGKTMEMADGTKVRLTDKETSILKFLYRQGQKTITRDILLKEVWGYNNRVTTHTLETHIYRLRQKIERDPSNARLLVTEDGGYRLVP; encoded by the coding sequence ATGAATAAGCGGCGCATCTTGGTTGTGGATGACGATACCGATCTACGGCAGACGCTCGTCGAACAGCTCGCGGCGGAGCCCGATTTCGAGATCGTTGAAGCAGGCACAGCGAGTGATGCTTTCGTCGCGGTGCGTGGGAACAATGTTGATCTCACCATCATGGACGTCGGTTTGCCTGATATGGACGGCCGCGATGCTGTGCGCACCCTGCGTCAGGAAGGCTATTCGAGCCCCGTTTTGCTCCTGACCGGCCACGACAGTGACGCTGACGAAATTCAGGGACTTGAATCGGGCGCGAATGACTATGTGACCAAGCCGTTCCGCTACCCAGTCCTTTTGGCCCGTATTCAGGCGGCTTTACGCCAGCATGATAGCAGTGAAGACGCCGTTTTCACGATCGGCCCCTACAATTTCCATCCTGCTGGTAAGACAATGGAAATGGCGGACGGCACCAAGGTCCGCTTGACCGACAAAGAAACATCGATACTCAAGTTTCTCTATCGTCAGGGTCAGAAAACCATCACGCGTGACATCCTCCTAAAGGAGGTTTGGGGTTATAATAATCGGGTGACCACCCATACGTTAGAGACCCATATCTATCGGCTCCGCCAAAAGATTGAGCGCGATCCATCCAATGCACGTCTTCTCGTCACGGAAGATGGTGGGTATCGTCTCGTTCCCTAA
- a CDS encoding YggS family pyridoxal phosphate-dependent enzyme — protein sequence MTGSISGAQTALNDINARIETARIRFGALPETVDLVAVSKTFSADEVLPFLQAGQRVFGENRVQEAKDKWPSLREKFANVQLHLIGPLQTNKAREAVALFDVIESVDREKVAAVLAEEMKRADKSIPCFVQVNIGGEEQKAGIAIADTVAFVKRCREVHGLNIIGLMCIPPDGQPAGSYFAHLSQLGQEAGVSHLSMGMSGDFETAIAMGATHVRVGSALFGKRPATISA from the coding sequence ATGACAGGCAGCATCAGCGGCGCCCAAACTGCGCTCAACGACATTAATGCTCGGATAGAGACGGCACGGATTCGCTTCGGCGCGCTGCCCGAAACCGTTGACTTGGTTGCAGTTTCCAAGACTTTTTCAGCCGATGAGGTCCTTCCATTTCTGCAGGCAGGCCAGCGCGTTTTCGGTGAAAACCGTGTTCAGGAGGCCAAAGATAAGTGGCCGTCATTGCGCGAGAAGTTTGCTAACGTGCAATTGCACTTGATTGGCCCACTCCAGACCAACAAAGCGCGTGAGGCCGTGGCACTGTTTGATGTCATCGAAAGCGTTGACCGGGAGAAGGTGGCCGCAGTGCTGGCCGAGGAGATGAAGCGTGCGGATAAATCCATACCGTGCTTTGTGCAGGTCAACATTGGTGGCGAAGAGCAAAAGGCCGGGATCGCGATTGCTGACACGGTAGCTTTCGTAAAACGCTGTCGCGAGGTCCACGGGCTCAACATCATTGGCCTGATGTGCATTCCCCCAGACGGCCAGCCCGCAGGAAGCTATTTTGCGCATCTCAGCCAACTTGGCCAGGAGGCCGGTGTCTCACATCTCTCGATGGGGATGAGCGGCGATTTTGAAACCGCGATTGCTATGGGTGCAACCCATGTGCGCGTGGGTTCGGCCCTGTTCGGTAAGCGGCCGGCGACAATCTCGGCCTAA